Part of the Vigna angularis cultivar LongXiaoDou No.4 chromosome 1, ASM1680809v1, whole genome shotgun sequence genome, aagaagataacTGATTTACTTAGAGAATATGTGGATAGTGGTGACACATTGGAAGCCTGTAGGTGTATACGTGAGTTGGGGGTTTCATTCTTCCATCATGAGGTTGTTAAGAGGGCTTTGGTACTTGCCATGGAGATTCGTTCAGCAGAACCTctaatgttaaaattattaaaagaagcAGCAGAAGAAGGACTTGTTAGTTCCAGCCAAATGGTGAAGGGTTTTTCTCGTTTAGCAGAATCCCTAGATGATCTTGCTCTTGATATTCCATCAGCTAAGGCACTGTTTCAGTCATTTGTCCCCAAGGCAATATCTGAAGGATGGCTTGATGCTTCACTTACCAAACCTGCAACTGAAGATGGTGAAATACAAGTTGAAGACGAGGAGGTGAGGAAGTACAAAAAGGAATGTGTAACTATGATTCATGAGTATTTTCTTTCTGATGACATCCCTGAACTGATTCGAAGTCTTGAAGATCTTGGAGCCCCTGAATATAACCcaatatttttgaagaagttaATTACTCTGGCTATGGACCGAAAGAACAGAGAAAAGGAAATGGCATCGGTACTTCTATCCGCACTTCACATAGAGATATTCTCAACTGAGGATATAGTTAATGGTTTTGTCATGCTTCTGGAAACTGCGGAAGATACAGCACTGGATATACTGGACGCTTCAAATGAGCTTGCTCTGTTTTTAGCTCGGGCTGTTATTGACGATGTATTGGCCCCGCTGAATTTGGAAGAAATTGGCAGCAGGTTGCCACCAAAATGCAGCGGTAGTGAAACTGTGCGTATGGCTCGGTCACTCATAGCTGCTCGTCATGCTGGAGAGAGGCTGTTGAGATGCTGGGGTGGAGGCACGGGATGGGCTGTGGAGGATGCGAAGGACAAGATCATGAAGCTCTTGGAAGAGTACGAAAGTGGAGGGGTTGTCAGTGAAGCTTGCCAATGTATCCGTGACCTGGGAATGCCTTTCTTTAACCACGAGGTAGTGAAGAAAGCATTGATTATGGCCATGGAGAAAAAGAATGATCGAATGCTAGATCTGCTGCAGGAGTGCTATAGTGAGGGCCTGATCACCATTAATCAGATGACTAAAGGTTTCACCCGAATAAAGGATGGTCTTGATGATCTGGCTCTGGACATTCCAAACGCAAAGGAGAAATTTGGCTTCTACGTGGAGCATGCTCAGTCGAAGGGCTGGCTTCTACCATCATTTGACTCGCCTACTACAGATGCCTAAATTAATCATCCCGGGCACCAGCTTTTGAGACGTTTGTGTCTTGTTGTTTCTCTCATGTATGTTGTCCTTTAGCTCCCCACTGAGTAGTGAGTTTGGGTGATGGATAAATTTGGGACACTTGGACTTCTTCTGGTAATCCTTTTTTAATGTTCTTTTCACTTACTCTTTTTACCCCCCGAATCATCTCACCGACAGAGTTACTTATTATCTCAGCCATTGTATAAAGTTGGTCTTATTCCATTAACAGCTCCttaggatgatgatgatgatgatgatgatgcatcaAGAGGTAATTTAGAAGGGCATATATTGTATTTTTCAGCACCGATCTCGTTTTTTCATGTAGTCAAATCTTCGGCTATTGCATCGTGGCGGTAGAAATtgtgtttaaattgatttttgtcCAAAATGATTGTAGGACTGCATCAGTAAATAAGTTATTAAagtatgttatttttctttagaCGCAAGATATTAGAAGAGGGACTTTCGCAGAAcaatcaaaattcattttattacgTAATTATTAAAATCGATTTTTGTATTGTATCTATTCATGTCTCATTATAATGCTAACTATACTGTAGGTATACAATAATACAATTAATGTTTTAGTAAGCAGCTATCAATGTACTAATGCGGCTATTAAGTCACTATCACCGATCAGAAGAGAATTTCTGTGGGAAAGACATCTTTGAGACATTCCTACTCTTTGACCTTAAACATGGAGGAAAAGCTAAAACATTAAATTCTTAATAAGCACTATGAAAGACCCTTAACACATTCCTGGTCTTACAGTTGAATCATTTCACCAACACTTTACGAAAAAAACTTGTTCAATGTCTTTCAAGGcttgttataaaattatgatccgaatagtataaataaaaaacggCAAAtgattagtttaattttattaattgtacCTTAGagttataatttcatttttaaaagaacttctaaattccaaaattataattctaatcTCCAATTCCTTTCTTTTGTGTGTAAGGTGTACTTAGCTTCCAAATTAAAGTGTCTACATTcgcaaaaatctaaaaaaaagaCTCGTTTTTCGTAATCGACTTGTAATGGCCTTATTTTAAATCGTAACTGTTTCTTACGGCATATAAATAggaattttaataaattgtcCTATCAGGCGGCtacatcaaataataatatttaatttcattgaaGGGATAAATACAAGCAGTTGGAAAAAGAGAGACTATGACTGTGGTAGAGGTGTCATGTTCACTTGTATTCCGGAAAAGCttgtatattttcttaattattaattgaagaAACAagtgaaacataaaataaggaGGTTGGCTGATGGGTTTTCTTGGTTAATTGTTGGGTTTGTGCGCCTATCATTACCTAGCGGTTCAAGACAGTCTTTGTCCTAAATCTACTGATGGGATATGTTTCGTGGTGTGACACAGTGTTGTGGGATAAGAGACTAATTTCACAGTCCCTTCGTCATCATGTGTGACAGGAACCAACCTACCTTCATTATTAGTTGTTATTTATTACAGTTCGTAGCAAGTTTTTTCATTTAGAATAAAAGTTGTGTCTGATTGCGTAACCATGGTTTGAGactcaagaaaaataaagtagaaACACAAGTTGTACaggaaaatggaaaattgaTTAATGAAAGAGATAGGAATAACACACCACTTTTGAAATGGAATCTCAATTGATAAGTACAGGGATGATTCTTTACTAGAAAAAGTTATCCGGGATAAGATATAAAACAAGAGTAAAACACTctcaaaacaatcaaacttaAATCACAAATTCCATATGCATTTAAACAATCAAGTGTAAGTTTATAAAAGagttgaaatatataattttaagcGTCAACACGAGAGTAATCATAACACTTaggttatgttttttttatcgtaCAATCTCCTTCCGAGCCGATCGTCTGAGTGCGCCGTCAGCCTAATTAGTCTAGCCGATTGGTCGAATCAACCATTAGGTCAATCATTCTGGCCAACTCTCCTGATGTAAATGATAAACGACTCATTAAAGCTCTTAATGGAGAATTAAAGTATAATTGGGCCATCATCAGGCCCACGAAAGGTAAAAATCCATTACAACCCGTATAAATAAGGTCTCATGTATGACTTCACACGAGGATGCaatatatacatgcattacTTACCGTTCGGTtacattactaacttgagcgttgGATCGTCTTTAGCATTCACCCAGTCTTCGATACTACCAGAAATGTTTTAAGGGACCTCCACGTCTCGACCGAAACATTCGGTCCTCAACCTAGAGTATGGAGTAGTGTCTGTCCACCCTAAGCCTCGTTCGTCCGTCCCGTCTTTAGCCTTCACTCAGTCTTCAATACTATCAAAAATGTTTTAAGGGACCTCCACGTCTCGATCAAAACATTTTTGTTTcagaatatttaaaaagatttgtAAGAGGAAAGGAAATTCGCATCCgtacataaaaaatgaaatgtgGAAAAAGATGTCAGGAAAACATATGAGAATTATATTGTTGATGGGAGTGGACATGGAGTCTTAACTATCTACGGGGGAGAGAAAATCGATTTTGATGTATTGTGTTAGTTATGAAATTGTTTATAAGGatgtgaaattaattttaagtgtACTGAATAGCAGATGGAATCAATTTTGAATGTTAAAAAGCGGTTAGAAGAATAAATTCTGATTGAGTATTAAAAAATGACtgaaaaaattgattaagaatattaaaaaaaaaaggttgaaaTCAATTCCCAAAATTTGAAAgatgatataattttaatgttgttAGAATCAATTCTATTATAATCGAATCCAATTCATACGATGAGATTATCACTAAAAAAGTGAAATAACTATATAACTAACTATTTTTCCTGATTTAAGAGTGCAACTACTTCATAATGACCACCATCCattaataatagttataatagTATAAAGATACTTAATTATCTTCTTTAATATagatatttcatataattattctaattattttcAGTAGTAACCactattttgaaatctttttaaataaaagtaccataaatttcattgttttctctttttcgTTATCTCGGGTTTGTAATTTctgttaatattaaaatacttcTTAATGTTGCTTtcaatatttcttattttaaatattaatattaatgataataataattataataatacaaataattctaataataatacttctactaataataacattaatattaataacta contains:
- the LOC108345357 gene encoding MA3 DOMAIN-CONTAINING TRANSLATION REGULATORY FACTOR 1; translation: MASSEGFLTDGQREMLKIASQNAENLSSSPKSPSSLISDHHVKAPAGGKAQTSGIAVRHVRRSHSGKYGRVKKDGAGGKGTWGKLLDTDVVSHIDRNDPNYDSGEEPYQLVGSTVTDPLDEFKKAVVSIIEEYFSNGDVELAASDLRELGSSEYYPYFIKRLVSLAMDRHDKEKEMASVLLSALYADVISPAQIRDGFFILLESADDLAVDILDAVDILALFLARAVVDDILPPAFLARAMKALPESSKGVQVIQTAEKSYLSAPHHAELVERRWGGSTHITVEEVKKKITDLLREYVDSGDTLEACRCIRELGVSFFHHEVVKRALVLAMEIRSAEPLMLKLLKEAAEEGLVSSSQMVKGFSRLAESLDDLALDIPSAKALFQSFVPKAISEGWLDASLTKPATEDGEIQVEDEEVRKYKKECVTMIHEYFLSDDIPELIRSLEDLGAPEYNPIFLKKLITLAMDRKNREKEMASVLLSALHIEIFSTEDIVNGFVMLLETAEDTALDILDASNELALFLARAVIDDVLAPLNLEEIGSRLPPKCSGSETVRMARSLIAARHAGERLLRCWGGGTGWAVEDAKDKIMKLLEEYESGGVVSEACQCIRDLGMPFFNHEVVKKALIMAMEKKNDRMLDLLQECYSEGLITINQMTKGFTRIKDGLDDLALDIPNAKEKFGFYVEHAQSKGWLLPSFDSPTTDA